A genomic region of Burkholderia humptydooensis contains the following coding sequences:
- a CDS encoding Hcp family type VI secretion system effector: MANALVDYFLQIDGVEGESTDQQYPGLIQIQSWQWAEENSGRWGFGSGGGAGKVEMKDFEFRMVSNKASPKLFLMCATGEHIQNAKLICRKSGKGQQEFLTISFASGLVSSFRTLGNMPISQLGHASGEVDGVLPTDQIRINFAQIEFEYREQRNDGTMGAVIKAGYDLKQNAPI, encoded by the coding sequence ATGGCAAATGCGTTGGTTGATTACTTCTTGCAGATCGATGGCGTCGAGGGCGAGTCGACCGATCAGCAATACCCCGGCCTGATCCAGATTCAGAGCTGGCAGTGGGCGGAAGAGAACTCCGGCCGTTGGGGCTTCGGCAGCGGCGGCGGCGCAGGCAAGGTCGAGATGAAGGACTTCGAGTTCCGCATGGTGTCGAACAAGGCTTCGCCGAAGCTGTTCCTGATGTGTGCGACGGGCGAGCACATTCAGAACGCGAAGCTGATCTGCCGCAAGTCGGGCAAGGGCCAGCAGGAATTCCTGACGATCTCGTTCGCGAGCGGCCTCGTGTCGTCGTTCCGCACGCTCGGCAACATGCCGATTTCGCAGCTCGGCCACGCCAGCGGCGAAGTCGACGGCGTGCTGCCGACCGACCAGATCCGGATCAACTTCGCCCAGATCGAGTTCGAGTACCGCGAGCAGCGCAACGACGGCACGATGGGCGCGGTGATCAAGGCCGGATACGACCTCAAGCAGAACGCCCCGATCTAA
- the tssC gene encoding type VI secretion system contractile sheath large subunit, with product MQQLESSAEKVVVDQNVNEDLKDILRRSFRPRTNEAAEAVQNAVETLLTYARRSRVVVREDVAQTIEQLVAELDKKISEQLTLVLHNKRFQSLEGAWRGLHYLVSNTDTSENLKIRYLNISKADLGKTLRRFKGVVWDQSPIFKMIYEQEYGQFGGEPFGCLIGDFYFDHSMQDVSILTEMSKISAAAHAPFIAAAAPGLLQMDDWSELSNPRDVSKIFTATEYAFWRRLRESNDSRYLALTLPRFLARVPYGPKTQPVEEFGFEEKVDPNRAEDFCWANSAYAMGANITRAFKTYGWCTKIRGVESGGAVEVLPKFVLPSQDREVDLHCPTEIAISDRREHELSESGLMPLVYRKNSDTAAFIGAKTVHRPAIYEDDDATANSNLSSRLPYIFATCRFAHYLKCIVRDKIGSFKSAEDTQRWLNDWLMNYVDGDPSISSEVTKSQRPLSAAEVVVDEIPENPGYYRAQFFLRPHFQLEGLTVSLRLVSKLPSTKQEVTT from the coding sequence ATGCAGCAGCTTGAATCGTCTGCCGAGAAGGTGGTCGTCGATCAGAACGTCAACGAGGATCTGAAGGACATCCTGCGCCGCTCGTTCCGGCCGCGCACCAACGAAGCCGCCGAGGCGGTGCAGAACGCCGTCGAAACGCTGCTCACGTATGCGCGGCGCAGCCGGGTCGTGGTTCGCGAGGATGTCGCGCAGACGATCGAGCAACTGGTTGCCGAGCTCGACAAGAAGATCTCCGAGCAACTGACTCTCGTGCTGCACAACAAGCGCTTTCAGAGTCTCGAAGGCGCGTGGCGCGGATTGCACTACCTCGTGTCGAACACCGACACGAGCGAGAACCTGAAGATCCGCTACCTGAACATCTCGAAAGCGGATCTCGGCAAGACGCTGCGGCGCTTCAAGGGCGTCGTGTGGGACCAGAGTCCGATTTTCAAGATGATCTATGAGCAGGAGTACGGCCAGTTCGGCGGCGAGCCGTTCGGCTGCCTGATCGGCGATTTCTATTTCGACCACAGCATGCAGGACGTGTCGATCCTCACCGAGATGTCGAAGATCTCGGCGGCCGCGCACGCGCCGTTCATCGCGGCCGCCGCGCCCGGCCTCCTGCAGATGGACGACTGGAGCGAGCTGTCGAATCCGCGCGACGTGTCGAAGATCTTCACCGCGACCGAATACGCATTCTGGCGGCGCCTGCGCGAGAGCAACGACTCGCGCTATCTCGCGCTCACGCTGCCGCGCTTCCTCGCGCGCGTGCCGTATGGCCCGAAGACGCAGCCCGTCGAAGAGTTCGGTTTCGAGGAGAAGGTCGATCCGAACCGCGCCGAGGACTTTTGCTGGGCGAACTCCGCTTATGCGATGGGCGCGAACATCACGCGCGCATTCAAGACCTACGGCTGGTGCACGAAGATTCGCGGCGTCGAGTCGGGCGGCGCGGTGGAGGTGCTGCCGAAGTTCGTGCTGCCGTCGCAGGATCGCGAAGTCGATCTGCACTGCCCGACGGAAATCGCGATCTCGGACCGCCGCGAGCACGAGCTGTCGGAGTCCGGCCTGATGCCGCTCGTGTATCGGAAGAATTCGGACACCGCCGCGTTCATCGGCGCGAAGACCGTGCACCGTCCGGCGATCTACGAGGACGACGATGCGACCGCGAACTCGAATCTGTCGTCGCGGCTGCCGTACATCTTCGCGACGTGCCGCTTCGCGCACTACCTGAAGTGCATCGTGCGCGACAAGATCGGCTCGTTCAAGTCGGCCGAGGACACGCAGCGCTGGCTCAACGACTGGCTGATGAACTACGTGGACGGCGACCCGAGCATCTCGAGCGAGGTGACGAAATCGCAGCGTCCGCTGTCGGCGGCGGAGGTGGTCGTCGATGAGATTCCGGAGAACCCCGGCTACTATCGCGCGCAGTTTTTCCTGCGCCCCCATTTCCAACTGGAGGGTTTGACCGTTTCTCTCCGGCTGGTTTCGAAGCTTCCGTCGACCAAGCAAGAGGTGACGACCTGA
- the tssB gene encoding type VI secretion system contractile sheath small subunit — MVRQKDGQKFIGESRAPRVQIEYDVEVYGSQKKVELPFVAGVMADLSGDNVEPLGPVEDRRFQEIDVENFDERMAQIAPSLSYHVKNVLTNDGTLIPIDLTFSSMESFEPAAVVKRIPELSTLLEARNRLKELLTYMDGKAAAEDVIQELLKSPQWANEADAAPGQSGSAGEGGDHQPEEGAK, encoded by the coding sequence ATGGTTCGACAAAAGGATGGACAGAAATTCATCGGGGAGAGTCGTGCGCCCCGCGTGCAGATTGAATACGACGTCGAGGTGTACGGCTCGCAGAAGAAGGTCGAGCTGCCGTTCGTCGCGGGCGTGATGGCGGACCTGTCGGGCGACAACGTCGAGCCGCTCGGTCCCGTCGAGGATCGGCGCTTTCAGGAGATCGACGTCGAGAACTTCGACGAGCGGATGGCGCAGATCGCACCGTCGCTCAGCTATCACGTGAAGAACGTGCTCACCAACGACGGCACGCTGATTCCGATCGATCTCACGTTCTCGTCGATGGAATCGTTCGAGCCCGCGGCGGTCGTCAAGCGCATTCCCGAGCTGTCGACGCTGCTCGAGGCCCGCAACCGCCTGAAGGAGTTGCTGACCTACATGGACGGCAAGGCGGCGGCGGAAGACGTGATCCAGGAATTGCTGAAGAGCCCGCAGTGGGCGAACGAGGCCGACGCGGCGCCGGGGCAATCCGGCAGCGCCGGTGAGGGTGGAGACCATCAACCGGAAGAGGGTGCGAAATGA
- a CDS encoding type VI secretion system protein TssA codes for MNDDALPGHSPDLLDFDEDFIKIDAAICEYDSVGYAPQRKGESAFQWASVETACLALLKKAKDVRVAIWHLRACIARRGLSGLADGVRLLADLMSAPVEALHPRALPDESPGETLLIHLGWLAGPQFLHQLGGSRFEDRDATLNDLIGGRAAAIVEDRDYRDRANTLVHDIQDSLSRIRKSIAVVEQELNLSRALDLLSVAASRLAQTGSESEATASVADEKPADAAPGAQQPAARPGGGLRSRQEVGAALERIVEYFRLHEPSHPAPIFLSRIQRMLGAGFEEVMAELYPEAASLVAQLNRPQSSIK; via the coding sequence ATGAACGACGATGCACTGCCGGGCCATTCGCCGGATTTGCTGGATTTCGACGAGGATTTTATCAAAATCGACGCAGCCATCTGCGAATACGATTCCGTCGGTTATGCGCCGCAACGCAAGGGAGAGAGTGCGTTCCAGTGGGCGTCCGTCGAAACGGCTTGTCTCGCGCTATTGAAAAAGGCGAAGGACGTTCGGGTCGCCATCTGGCATCTGCGCGCATGTATCGCGCGGCGCGGATTGAGCGGGTTGGCCGACGGCGTTCGATTGCTGGCCGATCTGATGAGCGCGCCCGTCGAGGCATTGCATCCTCGCGCGCTGCCCGACGAATCGCCGGGCGAGACGCTCCTGATTCATCTCGGCTGGCTTGCGGGGCCGCAGTTTCTGCATCAACTCGGCGGTTCCCGGTTCGAAGACCGCGATGCGACGCTCAACGACCTGATCGGCGGGCGCGCCGCCGCGATCGTGGAGGATCGCGACTATCGCGATAGAGCGAATACTCTTGTACATGACATTCAGGATTCCTTATCGCGAATCAGGAAATCGATTGCAGTGGTGGAGCAGGAGCTCAACCTCTCTCGCGCGCTCGACCTGTTGAGCGTCGCGGCGTCGCGGCTCGCGCAAACGGGATCGGAGAGCGAGGCAACCGCAAGCGTCGCCGATGAGAAGCCGGCCGATGCGGCGCCCGGCGCGCAGCAGCCCGCCGCGAGGCCGGGCGGCGGGCTGAGGTCGAGGCAGGAAGTCGGCGCGGCGCTCGAGCGGATCGTCGAATACTTCCGCTTGCACGAGCCGAGCCATCCGGCGCCGATCTTCCTGTCGCGGATTCAACGAATGCTGGGGGCGGGTTTCGAGGAAGTGATGGCGGAGCTCTATCCCGAGGCGGCATCTCTCGTGGCCCAACTGAACCGGCCGCAGAGCTCCATCAAGTAA
- a CDS encoding acetyl-CoA hydrolase/transferase family protein codes for MPTSRILAPSLRSLVRTVDEAAALIGPNMTVAMSGFTGSGYPKAVPAALAARIAASHARGEDFRINVLTGASTAPELDGALAKADGISMRLPYQSDPTLRDKINAGELDYQDIHLSHVAQYAWFGLFGELDVAIVEVAGIREDGRLIPSASVGNNKTWLDQAKRVILEVNARQPLGLDGMHDIYYGTALPPNRKPIPLVKSDDRIGEPYLRCPAEKIVAIVETDAPDRSNAFAAPDETSKQIAGLLIDFLRHEIKRGRLPENLLPLQSGVGNITNAVLAGLGEGGFSNLTAYTEVIQDGMLDLLANGTLSFASATALSLSPDAVKRFADEIDTFRSKIVLRPQEISNHPELVRRLGIVAMNGMIEADIYGNVNSTHVMGTKIQNGIGGSGDFARNGYLSCFMSASTAKGGAISRIVPMASHVDHTEHDVAVVVTEQGLADLRGLSPKQRARKVIANCAHPDYRPMLEDYFERASRESFGKQTPHLLGEALSWHERYVRTGSMKA; via the coding sequence ATGCCAACTTCTCGTATCCTCGCCCCCAGTCTGCGCTCCCTCGTCCGCACCGTCGACGAGGCCGCCGCGCTGATCGGCCCGAACATGACCGTCGCGATGAGCGGCTTCACCGGCTCCGGCTATCCGAAAGCGGTGCCGGCCGCGCTCGCCGCGCGGATCGCGGCTTCCCACGCGCGCGGCGAAGACTTCCGCATCAACGTGCTGACGGGCGCATCGACCGCGCCCGAACTGGATGGCGCGCTCGCGAAGGCGGACGGCATCTCGATGCGGCTGCCGTACCAGTCCGATCCGACGCTGCGCGACAAGATCAACGCGGGCGAGCTCGACTACCAGGACATCCACCTGAGCCACGTCGCGCAGTACGCGTGGTTCGGTCTGTTCGGCGAGCTGGACGTCGCGATCGTCGAAGTCGCGGGCATTCGCGAGGACGGGCGCCTGATTCCGTCGGCGTCGGTCGGCAACAACAAGACGTGGCTCGACCAGGCGAAGCGCGTGATCCTCGAAGTGAACGCGCGGCAGCCGCTCGGCCTCGACGGGATGCACGACATCTATTACGGCACCGCGCTGCCGCCGAACCGCAAGCCGATTCCGCTCGTGAAGAGCGACGACCGGATCGGCGAGCCGTATCTGCGCTGCCCGGCCGAGAAGATCGTCGCGATCGTCGAGACCGACGCGCCCGATCGCAGCAACGCGTTCGCCGCGCCGGACGAGACGTCGAAGCAGATCGCCGGACTCCTGATCGATTTCCTGCGCCACGAGATCAAGCGCGGCCGCCTGCCCGAAAACCTGCTGCCGCTGCAGTCGGGCGTCGGCAACATCACGAACGCGGTGCTCGCCGGCCTCGGCGAGGGCGGCTTCTCGAACCTGACCGCGTATACGGAAGTGATCCAGGACGGCATGCTCGATCTGCTCGCGAACGGCACGCTGAGCTTCGCGTCGGCGACCGCGCTGTCGCTGAGCCCGGACGCGGTGAAGCGCTTCGCCGACGAGATCGACACGTTCCGCTCGAAGATCGTGCTGCGGCCGCAGGAGATCAGCAACCATCCGGAACTGGTGCGGCGTCTGGGCATCGTCGCGATGAACGGGATGATCGAGGCCGACATCTACGGCAACGTGAACTCGACGCACGTGATGGGCACGAAGATCCAGAACGGGATCGGCGGCTCCGGCGATTTCGCGCGCAACGGCTATCTGTCGTGCTTCATGTCGGCGAGCACCGCGAAGGGCGGCGCGATCTCGCGGATCGTGCCGATGGCGAGCCACGTCGATCATACCGAGCACGACGTCGCGGTCGTCGTGACCGAGCAGGGGCTCGCGGATCTGCGCGGGCTGTCGCCGAAGCAGCGCGCGCGCAAGGTCATCGCGAACTGCGCGCACCCCGATTACCGGCCGATGCTCGAAGACTACTTCGAGCGTGCGAGCCGCGAGAGCTTCGGCAAGCAGACGCCGCACCTGCTCGGCGAAGCGCTGTCGTGGCACGAGCGCTACGTGCGGACCGGCTCGATGAAAGCCTGA